A window of Zingiber officinale cultivar Zhangliang chromosome 5A, Zo_v1.1, whole genome shotgun sequence contains these coding sequences:
- the LOC121980697 gene encoding galactinol--sucrose galactosyltransferase-like, which translates to MAPNLSKLSSAASAGEVLVADETQQASAFGLRGRNLAVHGHAFLHDVPANVTLAPASGGGGGCFVGFSSDTAQSRHVVPLGRLLGIRFMSIFRFKVWWTTQWTGCRGRDVENETQFLLLDRGGAGRPYVLLLPLVDGAFRACLQPGEADDFVDACVESGSARVRGSDFRSCLYLHAGDDPFALVKDAMRVVRSHLGTFKLLEEKTPPAVVDKFGWCTWDAFYLKVHPEGVWDGVKRLADGGSPPGFVLIDDGWQSIAHDEDSTDQEAMNRTSAGEQMPCRLVKFQENHKFRDYKSKKKQSAAGMGAFVGDLKAEFSTVEHVYVWHALCGYWGGLRPATAGLPPAQVLKPKLSPGLQMTMEDLAVDKIVNNGVGLVPPERAGELYEGLHAYLASAGIDGVKVDVIHLLEMICEDFGGRVELAKAYYKALTDSVKKNFAGNGVIASMEHCNDFMFLATDAICLGRVGDDFWCTDPSGDPNGTFWLQGCHMVHCAYNSLWMGNFIHPDWDMFQSTHPCAAFHAASRAISGGPIYVSDSVGRHNFDLLKSLALPDGTILRCDHYALPTRDCLFLNPLHDTRTVLKIWNLNKITGVLGVFNCQGGGWSREDRRNKSASHCSRTLTATATVMDIEWHNGSRPFPLGEAQLFAVFLSRARKVELRKPEEKIEITLDPFDYELLTVSPVKTLSSSTMSEAVQFAPIGLVNMLNSGGAVQSLETRLFEVAIEVKGAGEMRAFSSAAPLGCRINGEKTEFTYAEGMVALHIPWPGSSSKLTLVEYSF; encoded by the exons ATGGCCCCCAATTTGAGCAAGTTGAGTTCCGCCGCCTCCGCCGGTGAAGTCCTCGTCGCCGACGAGACTCAGCAGGCCTCTGCTTTCGGCCTCAGGGGGCGCAACCTCGCCGTGCACGGCCACGCTTTCCTCCATGACGTCCCTGCTAACGTCACCCTCGCGCCGGCCTCCGGCGGCGGCGGTGGCTGCTTCGTCGGCTTCTCCAGCGACACCGCCCAGAGCCGCCACGTGGTGCCGCTGGGCCGCCTACTCGGCATTCGCTTCATGAGCATCTTCCGGTTCAAGGTGTGGTGGACCACCCAGTGGACCGGCTGCCGCGGCCGCGACGTGGAGAACGAGACCCAGTTCCTGCTGCTCGACCGCGGCGGCGCCGGACGCCCCTACGTCCTCCTCCTCCCGCTCGTCGATGGCGCCTTTCGCGCCTGCCTCCAGCCCGGCGAGGCCGACGACTTCGTGGACGCCTGCGTCGAGAGCGGCTCCGCCCGGGTGCGCGGCTCCGATTTCCGGAGCTGCCTTTACCTCCACGCCGGCGACGACCCCTTCGCTCTCGTCAAGGACGCGATGCGGGTCGTCCGCTCCCACTTGGGCACCTTcaagctgctcgaggagaagacgcCGCCGGCGGTCGTGGACAAGTTCGGGTGGTGCACGTGGGACGCGTTCTACCTCAAAGTCCACCCTGAGGGCGTGTGGGACGGCGTCAAGCGCCTCGCCGACGGCGGATCCCCGCCGGGGTTCGTTCTCATCGACGACGGATGGCAGTCCATCGCGCACGACGAGGACTCCACCGACCAAGAAGCCATGAACCGCACCTCCGCCGGCGAGCAGATGCCCTGCCGCCTGGTCAAGTTCCAAGAGAACCACAAGTTCCGCgactacaagagcaagaagaagcagAGCGCCGCCGGCATGGGGGCCTTCGTGGGGGACCTCAAGGCGGAATTCTCCACCGTGGAGCACGTCTACGTATGGCACGCGCTCTGCGGCTACTGGGGCGGGCTGAGACCGGCGACGGCGGGGCTGCCACCGGCGCAGGTCCTGAAGCCCAAACTCTCCCCAGGGTTGCAGATGACCATGGAGGACCTCGCGGTCGACAAGATCGTCAACAACGGAGTCGGACTCGTGCCACCGGAGAGAGCCGGCGAGCTCTACGAAGGCCTCCACGCCTACCTCGCCTCCGCCGGCATCGACGGCGTTAAGGTCGACGTCATTCAC TTGTTGGAAATGATCTGCGAGGATTTCGGAGGTCGAGTGGAGTTGGCGAAAGCCTACTACAAAGCTCTGACGGACTCCGTCAAGAAGAACTTCGCCGGTAACGGGGTGATCGCCAGCATGGAGCACTGCAACGATTTCATGTTCTTGGCCACCGATGCTATCTGCCTCGGCCGCGTCG GGGACGATTTCTGGTGCACGGATCCGTCCGGCGATCCGAACGGGACGTTCTGGCTTCAAGGGTGCCACATGGTTCACTGCGCCTACAACAGCCTGTGGATGGGCAACTTTATACATCCCGACTGGGACATGTTCCAGTCGACTCACCCCTGTGCTGCCTTCCACGCCGCCTCCCGTGCCATCTCCGGCGGCCCCATCTACGTCAGCGACTCCGTCGGCCGCCACAACTTCGACCTCCTCAAATCGCTGGCTCTCCCTGATGGCACCATCCTCCGCTGCGATCACTACGCCCTCCCCACCCGTGACTGCCTCTTCCTCAACCCACTCCACGACACCCGGACCGTCCTCAAGATCTGGAACTTAAACAAG ATCACCGGAGTTCTCGGAGTCTTCAATTGCCAAGGCGGAGGATGGAGCCGCGAAGACCGGAGGAACAAGAGCGCTTCCCACTGCTCCCGCACCTTGACGGCGACCGCCACCGTGATGGACATCGAGTGGCACAACGGTAGCCGGCCGTTCCCTCTCGGAGAAGCCCAGCTGTTCGCAGTCTTCCTCTCCCGAGCAAGAAAGGTCGAGCTACGAAAACCAGAAGAGAAGATCGAGATCACGCTCGACCCCTTCGACTACGAGCTCCTCACCGTGTCTCCAGTGAAGACACTGTCGTCATCGACGATGTCGGAGGCGGTGCAATTCGCTCCGATCGGGCTGGTGAACATGCTGAACTCCGGCGGCGCTGTGCAGTCATTGGAGACGAGGCTGTTCGAGGTGGCGATCGAGGTGAAGGGAGCGGGAGAGATGAGGGCCTTCTCGTCGGCGGCGCCGCTCGGGTGCCGGATTAACGGAGAGAAAACGGAATTCACCTACGCGGAAGGGATGGTAGCGCTGCATATCCCGTGGCCGGGTTCTTCCTCTAAGCTGACGCTCGTCGAGTATTCATTCTAA